One Neorhodopirellula lusitana genomic window carries:
- a CDS encoding histidine kinase, whose amino-acid sequence MNLNTPSDTPANTPPSESEPSPSTGEVVFLSGDLIFASRVRAAAENGGRPFRLSGNVPEDAGDAAFVVVDLSTRSKVVDGLMALCQQHCPHARVIAYAPHVQIARIKAAREAGIETVLTRGQFDSALAGLF is encoded by the coding sequence ATGAATTTGAACACCCCGTCGGACACCCCCGCAAACACACCGCCGAGCGAATCCGAGCCTTCACCTTCCACCGGGGAGGTGGTTTTTTTGTCAGGGGATCTGATCTTTGCTTCGCGAGTGCGAGCGGCAGCTGAAAACGGTGGTCGCCCATTTCGCTTGTCAGGCAACGTTCCTGAAGATGCTGGCGACGCCGCCTTTGTGGTGGTCGATTTATCGACTCGGTCCAAGGTGGTCGATGGCCTGATGGCGCTGTGCCAGCAGCATTGCCCGCACGCTCGCGTGATCGCGTACGCGCCACACGTGCAGATCGCCCGAATCAAGGCGGCGCGGGAAGCTGGAATCGAAACCGTTCTGACGCGTGGGCAGTTTGATTCCGCATTGGCTGGCTTGTTCTAG